From Glycine max cultivar Williams 82 chromosome 11, Glycine_max_v4.0, whole genome shotgun sequence, the proteins below share one genomic window:
- the LOC100810744 gene encoding uncharacterized protein isoform X2, with amino-acid sequence MHPTTQCHRIQFRSVQPLSLIIAVFRCASDRNLKFSRGRVFHPIQKDKHESLASPPSVRASRFSSPLHDNLTGNKKTFSNPRASLEKDVEQLQLRIQHEKSMRILLERAMGRASSTLSPGHRHFAAQTKDLIAEIELLEEEVTSREQHVLAMYRSIFENCVSWPPSEQNSGVASPAHPRYESRKHPSIISSAFCSSKKFPLRPLQALISNNDLKNRIFGSSYAPLSCGKGEVYFGKTCPDSTKVNEKFSTKEKTPVLRTLKYHLNQCPNRLSEEMVKCMATVYCWLRSATSVNSEKSRSPLLSRSSTHAAQTRHGVGEDQDCSCKSVVEISWIATRKRHSSHASYAIDNFRVLVEQLERVNISQMENDGQIAFWINVHNALVMHAYLAYGIPQGSLKRLALFHKAAYNIGGHIISANAIEQAIFCFQTPRIGRVTNRWITTELVKGPFGFASQLERWLESFMSAALRKKNGEEKQLIRSKLCITDFEPLVCFALCTGALSDPVLKVYTASNIREQLNIAKRGFLQANVVVKKSSKVFLPKLVERFSREASISLHDLLGWVMESVDKKLHDSIQKCLDRKSNKKSSQIIEWLPYSSRFRYMFSKDLIDKPCWV; translated from the exons ATGCATCCAACCACTCAGTGCCATCGAATTCAATTCCGATCAGTGCAGCCACTTTCTCTGATCATCGCAGTCTTTCGCTG TGCTTCTGACAGGAACCTGAAATTCTCAAGGGGTAGAGTTTTCCATCCTATACAGAAAGACAAGCATGAATCTCTT GCTTCACCACCTTCAGTGAGGGCTTCTAGGTTCTCAAGTCCGTTACATGACAACCTCACCGGTAAcaagaaaactttttcaaatcctaGAGCATCCTTGGAAAAAGAT GTTGAACAGCTACAGCTACGCATACAGCACGAAAAATCTATGCGTATTCTGCTCGAGAGAGCAATGGGCCGTGCCTCAAGTACTTTATCACCTGGACACAGACACTTTGCAGCTCAG ACAAAAGATTTAATTGCTGAAATTGAGTTACTTGAAGAAGAAGTTACAAGCCGTGAGCAACATGTGCTTGCCATGTACAGAagtatttttgaaaattgtGTCAGCTGGCCACCTTCTGAACAAAATTCTGGTGTGGCTTCACCAGCTCATCCAAGGTATGAATCCAGGAAGCATCCAAGTATAATTTCAAGTGCTTTCTGTTCATCAAAAAAGTTTCCCTTGCGACCCTTGCAAGCTTTGATTTCGAATAATGACTTGAAGAATAGAATTTTTGGATCAAGTTATGCTCCTTTATCATGTGGCAAGGGCGAAGTTTATTTTGGAAAGACTTGTCCTGATTCCACCAAG GTTAATGAGAAGTTTTCCACAAAGGAGAAAACTCCAGTATTGCGAACTTTAAAATATCATCTAAACCAGTGCCCAAACAGGCTTTCTGAGGAGATGGTGAAGTGTATGGCAACTGTATATTGCTGGCTCCGTAGTGCAACCTCTGTAAATAGTGAAAAAAGTAGATCACCTTTATTATCAAGGTCATCCACTCATGCTGCACAGACAAGACATGGTGTTGGGGAGGATCAAGACTGTTCTTGCAAATCAGTAGTGGAGATATCTTGGATAGCTACACGTAAACGTCATTCTTCTCATGCTTCTTACGCCATTGACAACTTCAG AGTACTAGTGGAACAACTTGAAAGGGTGAATATCAGTCAAATGGAAAATGATGGACAAATTGCGTTCTGGATCAATGTGCATAATGCTCTTGTGATGCAT GCATATTTAGCATATGGAATTCCCCAGGGCTCTCTCAAGAGGCTGGCCTTGTTTCACAAG GCAGCTTACAACATTGGCGGTCATATCATAAGTGCAAATGCAATAGAACAAGCGATATTTTGCTTCCAAACACCCCGCATTGGCCGG GTCACTAATCGATGGATCACAACAGAATTGGTGAAAGGTCCATTTGGGTTTGCTTCTCAACTTGAAAGA TGGCTTGAAAGCTTTATGTCTGCTGCCCTGAGGAAGAAAAATGGTGAAGAAAAACAGCTTATCAGGTCAAAATTGTGTATTACTGATTTCGAACCCCTTGTTTGCTTTGCTCTTTGCACTGGGGCATTGTCAGATCCTGTG CTAAAAGTCTACACGGCATCAAATATAAGAGAACAGCTGAATATTGCCAAGAGAGGGTTTCTGCAAGCAAATGTAGTTGTGAAGAAGTCAAGCAAAGTTTTTCTCCCTAAATTGGTGGAAAGATTTTCTAGAGAAGCGTCAATCAGTTTACATGATCTCCTTGGATGGGTCATGGAAAGTGTTGACAAGAAACTGCATGATTCAATACAGAAGTGCCTCGATcgtaaatctaataaaaaatcatctcaGATCATAGAATGGCTGCCTTACAGTTCTAGGTTCAGGTACATGTTCTCGAAGGATCTAATAGACAAACCATGCTGGGTATAA
- the LOC100810744 gene encoding uncharacterized protein isoform X3 — protein sequence MMGEFHFHNVFDKDGNAQVQVGANSRAHRRSNSASDRNLKFSRGRVFHPIQKDKHESLASPPSVRASRFSSPLHDNLTGNKKTFSNPRASLEKDVEQLQLRIQHEKSMRILLERAMGRASSTLSPGHRHFAAQTKDLIAEIELLEEEVTSREQHVLAMYRSIFENCVSWPPSEQNSGVASPAHPRYESRKHPSIISSAFCSSKKFPLRPLQALISNNDLKNRIFGSSYAPLSCGKGEVYFGKTCPDSTKVNEKFSTKEKTPVLRTLKYHLNQCPNRLSEEMVKCMATVYCWLRSATSVNSEKSRSPLLSRSSTHAAQTRHGVGEDQDCSCKSVVEISWIATRKRHSSHASYAIDNFRVLVEQLERVNISQMENDGQIAFWINVHNALVMHAYLAYGIPQGSLKRLALFHKAAYNIGGHIISANAIEQAIFCFQTPRIGRWLESFMSAALRKKNGEEKQLIRSKLCITDFEPLVCFALCTGALSDPVLKVYTASNIREQLNIAKRGFLQANVVVKKSSKVFLPKLVERFSREASISLHDLLGWVMESVDKKLHDSIQKCLDRKSNKKSSQIIEWLPYSSRFRYMFSKDLIDKPCWV from the exons ATGATGGGTGAGTTTCACTTTCATAATGTATTTGACAAAGACGGTAATGCACAAGTGCAAGTGGGCGCAAATTCTAGAGCACACAGGCGCTCtaacag TGCTTCTGACAGGAACCTGAAATTCTCAAGGGGTAGAGTTTTCCATCCTATACAGAAAGACAAGCATGAATCTCTT GCTTCACCACCTTCAGTGAGGGCTTCTAGGTTCTCAAGTCCGTTACATGACAACCTCACCGGTAAcaagaaaactttttcaaatcctaGAGCATCCTTGGAAAAAGAT GTTGAACAGCTACAGCTACGCATACAGCACGAAAAATCTATGCGTATTCTGCTCGAGAGAGCAATGGGCCGTGCCTCAAGTACTTTATCACCTGGACACAGACACTTTGCAGCTCAG ACAAAAGATTTAATTGCTGAAATTGAGTTACTTGAAGAAGAAGTTACAAGCCGTGAGCAACATGTGCTTGCCATGTACAGAagtatttttgaaaattgtGTCAGCTGGCCACCTTCTGAACAAAATTCTGGTGTGGCTTCACCAGCTCATCCAAGGTATGAATCCAGGAAGCATCCAAGTATAATTTCAAGTGCTTTCTGTTCATCAAAAAAGTTTCCCTTGCGACCCTTGCAAGCTTTGATTTCGAATAATGACTTGAAGAATAGAATTTTTGGATCAAGTTATGCTCCTTTATCATGTGGCAAGGGCGAAGTTTATTTTGGAAAGACTTGTCCTGATTCCACCAAG GTTAATGAGAAGTTTTCCACAAAGGAGAAAACTCCAGTATTGCGAACTTTAAAATATCATCTAAACCAGTGCCCAAACAGGCTTTCTGAGGAGATGGTGAAGTGTATGGCAACTGTATATTGCTGGCTCCGTAGTGCAACCTCTGTAAATAGTGAAAAAAGTAGATCACCTTTATTATCAAGGTCATCCACTCATGCTGCACAGACAAGACATGGTGTTGGGGAGGATCAAGACTGTTCTTGCAAATCAGTAGTGGAGATATCTTGGATAGCTACACGTAAACGTCATTCTTCTCATGCTTCTTACGCCATTGACAACTTCAG AGTACTAGTGGAACAACTTGAAAGGGTGAATATCAGTCAAATGGAAAATGATGGACAAATTGCGTTCTGGATCAATGTGCATAATGCTCTTGTGATGCAT GCATATTTAGCATATGGAATTCCCCAGGGCTCTCTCAAGAGGCTGGCCTTGTTTCACAAG GCAGCTTACAACATTGGCGGTCATATCATAAGTGCAAATGCAATAGAACAAGCGATATTTTGCTTCCAAACACCCCGCATTGGCCGG TGGCTTGAAAGCTTTATGTCTGCTGCCCTGAGGAAGAAAAATGGTGAAGAAAAACAGCTTATCAGGTCAAAATTGTGTATTACTGATTTCGAACCCCTTGTTTGCTTTGCTCTTTGCACTGGGGCATTGTCAGATCCTGTG CTAAAAGTCTACACGGCATCAAATATAAGAGAACAGCTGAATATTGCCAAGAGAGGGTTTCTGCAAGCAAATGTAGTTGTGAAGAAGTCAAGCAAAGTTTTTCTCCCTAAATTGGTGGAAAGATTTTCTAGAGAAGCGTCAATCAGTTTACATGATCTCCTTGGATGGGTCATGGAAAGTGTTGACAAGAAACTGCATGATTCAATACAGAAGTGCCTCGATcgtaaatctaataaaaaatcatctcaGATCATAGAATGGCTGCCTTACAGTTCTAGGTTCAGGTACATGTTCTCGAAGGATCTAATAGACAAACCATGCTGGGTATAA
- the LOC100810744 gene encoding uncharacterized protein isoform X4: MRILLERAMGRASSTLSPGHRHFAAQTKDLIAEIELLEEEVTSREQHVLAMYRSIFENCVSWPPSEQNSGVASPAHPRYESRKHPSIISSAFCSSKKFPLRPLQALISNNDLKNRIFGSSYAPLSCGKGEVYFGKTCPDSTKVNEKFSTKEKTPVLRTLKYHLNQCPNRLSEEMVKCMATVYCWLRSATSVNSEKSRSPLLSRSSTHAAQTRHGVGEDQDCSCKSVVEISWIATRKRHSSHASYAIDNFRVLVEQLERVNISQMENDGQIAFWINVHNALVMHAYLAYGIPQGSLKRLALFHKAAYNIGGHIISANAIEQAIFCFQTPRIGRVTNRWITTELVKGPFGFASQLERWLESFMSAALRKKNGEEKQLIRSKLCITDFEPLVCFALCTGALSDPVLKVYTASNIREQLNIAKRGFLQANVVVKKSSKVFLPKLVERFSREASISLHDLLGWVMESVDKKLHDSIQKCLDRKSNKKSSQIIEWLPYSSRFRYMFSKDLIDKPCWV; this comes from the exons ATGCGTATTCTGCTCGAGAGAGCAATGGGCCGTGCCTCAAGTACTTTATCACCTGGACACAGACACTTTGCAGCTCAG ACAAAAGATTTAATTGCTGAAATTGAGTTACTTGAAGAAGAAGTTACAAGCCGTGAGCAACATGTGCTTGCCATGTACAGAagtatttttgaaaattgtGTCAGCTGGCCACCTTCTGAACAAAATTCTGGTGTGGCTTCACCAGCTCATCCAAGGTATGAATCCAGGAAGCATCCAAGTATAATTTCAAGTGCTTTCTGTTCATCAAAAAAGTTTCCCTTGCGACCCTTGCAAGCTTTGATTTCGAATAATGACTTGAAGAATAGAATTTTTGGATCAAGTTATGCTCCTTTATCATGTGGCAAGGGCGAAGTTTATTTTGGAAAGACTTGTCCTGATTCCACCAAG GTTAATGAGAAGTTTTCCACAAAGGAGAAAACTCCAGTATTGCGAACTTTAAAATATCATCTAAACCAGTGCCCAAACAGGCTTTCTGAGGAGATGGTGAAGTGTATGGCAACTGTATATTGCTGGCTCCGTAGTGCAACCTCTGTAAATAGTGAAAAAAGTAGATCACCTTTATTATCAAGGTCATCCACTCATGCTGCACAGACAAGACATGGTGTTGGGGAGGATCAAGACTGTTCTTGCAAATCAGTAGTGGAGATATCTTGGATAGCTACACGTAAACGTCATTCTTCTCATGCTTCTTACGCCATTGACAACTTCAG AGTACTAGTGGAACAACTTGAAAGGGTGAATATCAGTCAAATGGAAAATGATGGACAAATTGCGTTCTGGATCAATGTGCATAATGCTCTTGTGATGCAT GCATATTTAGCATATGGAATTCCCCAGGGCTCTCTCAAGAGGCTGGCCTTGTTTCACAAG GCAGCTTACAACATTGGCGGTCATATCATAAGTGCAAATGCAATAGAACAAGCGATATTTTGCTTCCAAACACCCCGCATTGGCCGG GTCACTAATCGATGGATCACAACAGAATTGGTGAAAGGTCCATTTGGGTTTGCTTCTCAACTTGAAAGA TGGCTTGAAAGCTTTATGTCTGCTGCCCTGAGGAAGAAAAATGGTGAAGAAAAACAGCTTATCAGGTCAAAATTGTGTATTACTGATTTCGAACCCCTTGTTTGCTTTGCTCTTTGCACTGGGGCATTGTCAGATCCTGTG CTAAAAGTCTACACGGCATCAAATATAAGAGAACAGCTGAATATTGCCAAGAGAGGGTTTCTGCAAGCAAATGTAGTTGTGAAGAAGTCAAGCAAAGTTTTTCTCCCTAAATTGGTGGAAAGATTTTCTAGAGAAGCGTCAATCAGTTTACATGATCTCCTTGGATGGGTCATGGAAAGTGTTGACAAGAAACTGCATGATTCAATACAGAAGTGCCTCGATcgtaaatctaataaaaaatcatctcaGATCATAGAATGGCTGCCTTACAGTTCTAGGTTCAGGTACATGTTCTCGAAGGATCTAATAGACAAACCATGCTGGGTATAA
- the LOC100810744 gene encoding uncharacterized protein isoform X5 gives MMGEFHFHNVFDKDGNAQVQVGANSRAHRRSNSASDRNLKFSRGRVFHPIQKDKHESLASPPSVRASRFSSPLHDNLTGNKKTFSNPRASLEKDVEQLQLRIQHEKSMRILLERAMGRASSTLSPGHRHFAAQTKDLIAEIELLEEEVTSREQHVLAMYRSIFENCVSWPPSEQNSGVASPAHPRYESRKHPSIISSAFCSSKKFPLRPLQALISNNDLKNRIFGSSYAPLSCGKGEVYFGKTCPDSTKVNEKFSTKEKTPVLRTLKYHLNQCPNRLSEEMVKCMATVYCWLRSATSVNSEKSRSPLLSRSSTHAAQTRHGVGEDQDCSCKSVVEISWIATRKRHSSHASYAIDNFRVLVEQLERVNISQMENDGQIAFWINVHNALVMHAYLAYGIPQGSLKRLALFHKAAYNIGGHIISANAIEQAIFCFQTPRIGRVTNRWITTELVKGPFGFASQLERVIHDSTRSFNIIIFLA, from the exons ATGATGGGTGAGTTTCACTTTCATAATGTATTTGACAAAGACGGTAATGCACAAGTGCAAGTGGGCGCAAATTCTAGAGCACACAGGCGCTCtaacag TGCTTCTGACAGGAACCTGAAATTCTCAAGGGGTAGAGTTTTCCATCCTATACAGAAAGACAAGCATGAATCTCTT GCTTCACCACCTTCAGTGAGGGCTTCTAGGTTCTCAAGTCCGTTACATGACAACCTCACCGGTAAcaagaaaactttttcaaatcctaGAGCATCCTTGGAAAAAGAT GTTGAACAGCTACAGCTACGCATACAGCACGAAAAATCTATGCGTATTCTGCTCGAGAGAGCAATGGGCCGTGCCTCAAGTACTTTATCACCTGGACACAGACACTTTGCAGCTCAG ACAAAAGATTTAATTGCTGAAATTGAGTTACTTGAAGAAGAAGTTACAAGCCGTGAGCAACATGTGCTTGCCATGTACAGAagtatttttgaaaattgtGTCAGCTGGCCACCTTCTGAACAAAATTCTGGTGTGGCTTCACCAGCTCATCCAAGGTATGAATCCAGGAAGCATCCAAGTATAATTTCAAGTGCTTTCTGTTCATCAAAAAAGTTTCCCTTGCGACCCTTGCAAGCTTTGATTTCGAATAATGACTTGAAGAATAGAATTTTTGGATCAAGTTATGCTCCTTTATCATGTGGCAAGGGCGAAGTTTATTTTGGAAAGACTTGTCCTGATTCCACCAAG GTTAATGAGAAGTTTTCCACAAAGGAGAAAACTCCAGTATTGCGAACTTTAAAATATCATCTAAACCAGTGCCCAAACAGGCTTTCTGAGGAGATGGTGAAGTGTATGGCAACTGTATATTGCTGGCTCCGTAGTGCAACCTCTGTAAATAGTGAAAAAAGTAGATCACCTTTATTATCAAGGTCATCCACTCATGCTGCACAGACAAGACATGGTGTTGGGGAGGATCAAGACTGTTCTTGCAAATCAGTAGTGGAGATATCTTGGATAGCTACACGTAAACGTCATTCTTCTCATGCTTCTTACGCCATTGACAACTTCAG AGTACTAGTGGAACAACTTGAAAGGGTGAATATCAGTCAAATGGAAAATGATGGACAAATTGCGTTCTGGATCAATGTGCATAATGCTCTTGTGATGCAT GCATATTTAGCATATGGAATTCCCCAGGGCTCTCTCAAGAGGCTGGCCTTGTTTCACAAG GCAGCTTACAACATTGGCGGTCATATCATAAGTGCAAATGCAATAGAACAAGCGATATTTTGCTTCCAAACACCCCGCATTGGCCGG GTCACTAATCGATGGATCACAACAGAATTGGTGAAAGGTCCATTTGGGTTTGCTTCTCAACTTGAAAGAGTAATTCACGACTCTACAAGaagttttaacataattattttct TGGCTTGA
- the LOC100527333 gene encoding aquaporin TIP2-2, which translates to MVKITLGTFDDSFGVASLKAYLAEFHATLIFVFAGVGSAIAYNELTKDAALDPTGLVAVAVAHAFALFVGVSVAANISGGHLNPAVTFGLAIGGNITLITGFLYWIAQLLGSIVACLLLNFITAKSIPSHAPATGVNDFQAVVFEIVITFGLVYTVYATAADPKKGSLGIIAPIAIGFVVGANILAAGPFSGGSMNPARSFGPAVVSGDFAANWIYWVGPLIGGGLAGLIYGDVFIGSYAAVPASETYP; encoded by the exons ATGGTGAAGATAACTCTTGGTACTTTCGATGACTCTTTTGGTGTTGCCTCTCTTAAGGCTTATTTGGCAGAGTTCCATGCAACTCTGATTTTCGTGTTCGCTGGTGTTGGTTCAGCCATCGCTTACA ACGAGCTTACAAAAGATGCAGCCTTGGATCCAACGGGGCTGGTGGCAGTAGCTGTGGCCCATGCATTTGCACTGTTTGTAGGTGTCTCCGTCGCAGCCAACATCTCGGGTGGCCATTTGAACCCAGCTGTTACTTTTGGATTGGCCATTGGAGGCAACATCACCCTCATTACTGGTTTCTTATACTGGATTGCCCAGTTGTTGGGTTCCATTGTGGCATGCCTCCTCCTCAATTTCATCACCGCcaag AGCATTCCAAGCCACGCACCGGCAACTGGTGTGAACGATTTTCAAGCTGTAGTGTTTGAGATTGTAATCACATTTGGGTTGGTTTACACTGTGTATGCAACTGCAGCAGACCCAAAGAAGGGGTCATTGGGTATCATTGCACCCATTGCTATTGGGTTCGTTGTGGGTGCCAACATCTTAGCAGCAGGCCCATTCAGTGGCGGTTCAATGAACCCAGCTCGCTCATTCGGCCCAGCTGTGGTCAGTGGAGACTTCGCTGCTAACTGGATCTATTGGGTTGGCCCATTGATTGGAGGAGGTTTGGCTGGCTTGATTTATGGAGACGTCTTCATTGGTTCATATGCGGCTGTCCCAGCCTCTGAAACCTACCCTTGA
- the LOC100819825 gene encoding sybindin-like family protein, translating into MQFFGGSEISPSPPAPTASGNNGHMMYVFNRNGVCLLYREWNRPLRTLDAQQDQKLMFGLLFSLKSLTAKMDPTSAVEKGNLGMPQLPGQGCSFHSFRTNTYKLSFMESPSGIKIILVTHPRTGDLRESLKYIYNLYVEYVVKNPLYTPGSPIRCELFNTTLDQYVRGIS; encoded by the exons ATGCAATTCTTTGGGGGGTCTGAGATTAGTCCTTCACCTCCTGCTCCGACAGCTTCAGGAAACAATGGCCATATGATGTATGTGTTCAATAGGAATGGTGTGTGCCTGCTCTATAGGGAGTGGAATCGTCCCTTGCGGACATTGGATGCCCAGCAAGACCAAAAGTTAATGTTTGGTCTACTTTTCTCTCTGAAGTCATTAACTGCCAAGATGGACCCCACTAG TGCTGTTGAGAAAGGAAACCTTGGTATGCCACAGTTACCTGGCCAAGGTTGTTCATTTCACAGTTTCCGCACTAATACGTACAAACTTAGTTTCATGGAAAGTCCTTCTGGAATAAAG ATCATCTTGGTGACTCATCCTAGAACTGGTGATCTACGGGAATCCTTAAAGTATATCTACAATTTGTATGTTGAATATGTTGTCAAGAATCCGCTCTATACACCTGGATCTCCTATTAG GTGTGAGCTGTTCAATACAACGTTGGACCAGTATGTGAGAGGCATTTCATAG
- the LOC100810744 gene encoding uncharacterized protein isoform X1, whose product MMGEFHFHNVFDKDGNAQVQVGANSRAHRRSNSASDRNLKFSRGRVFHPIQKDKHESLASPPSVRASRFSSPLHDNLTGNKKTFSNPRASLEKDVEQLQLRIQHEKSMRILLERAMGRASSTLSPGHRHFAAQTKDLIAEIELLEEEVTSREQHVLAMYRSIFENCVSWPPSEQNSGVASPAHPRYESRKHPSIISSAFCSSKKFPLRPLQALISNNDLKNRIFGSSYAPLSCGKGEVYFGKTCPDSTKVNEKFSTKEKTPVLRTLKYHLNQCPNRLSEEMVKCMATVYCWLRSATSVNSEKSRSPLLSRSSTHAAQTRHGVGEDQDCSCKSVVEISWIATRKRHSSHASYAIDNFRVLVEQLERVNISQMENDGQIAFWINVHNALVMHAYLAYGIPQGSLKRLALFHKAAYNIGGHIISANAIEQAIFCFQTPRIGRVTNRWITTELVKGPFGFASQLERWLESFMSAALRKKNGEEKQLIRSKLCITDFEPLVCFALCTGALSDPVLKVYTASNIREQLNIAKRGFLQANVVVKKSSKVFLPKLVERFSREASISLHDLLGWVMESVDKKLHDSIQKCLDRKSNKKSSQIIEWLPYSSRFRYMFSKDLIDKPCWV is encoded by the exons ATGATGGGTGAGTTTCACTTTCATAATGTATTTGACAAAGACGGTAATGCACAAGTGCAAGTGGGCGCAAATTCTAGAGCACACAGGCGCTCtaacag TGCTTCTGACAGGAACCTGAAATTCTCAAGGGGTAGAGTTTTCCATCCTATACAGAAAGACAAGCATGAATCTCTT GCTTCACCACCTTCAGTGAGGGCTTCTAGGTTCTCAAGTCCGTTACATGACAACCTCACCGGTAAcaagaaaactttttcaaatcctaGAGCATCCTTGGAAAAAGAT GTTGAACAGCTACAGCTACGCATACAGCACGAAAAATCTATGCGTATTCTGCTCGAGAGAGCAATGGGCCGTGCCTCAAGTACTTTATCACCTGGACACAGACACTTTGCAGCTCAG ACAAAAGATTTAATTGCTGAAATTGAGTTACTTGAAGAAGAAGTTACAAGCCGTGAGCAACATGTGCTTGCCATGTACAGAagtatttttgaaaattgtGTCAGCTGGCCACCTTCTGAACAAAATTCTGGTGTGGCTTCACCAGCTCATCCAAGGTATGAATCCAGGAAGCATCCAAGTATAATTTCAAGTGCTTTCTGTTCATCAAAAAAGTTTCCCTTGCGACCCTTGCAAGCTTTGATTTCGAATAATGACTTGAAGAATAGAATTTTTGGATCAAGTTATGCTCCTTTATCATGTGGCAAGGGCGAAGTTTATTTTGGAAAGACTTGTCCTGATTCCACCAAG GTTAATGAGAAGTTTTCCACAAAGGAGAAAACTCCAGTATTGCGAACTTTAAAATATCATCTAAACCAGTGCCCAAACAGGCTTTCTGAGGAGATGGTGAAGTGTATGGCAACTGTATATTGCTGGCTCCGTAGTGCAACCTCTGTAAATAGTGAAAAAAGTAGATCACCTTTATTATCAAGGTCATCCACTCATGCTGCACAGACAAGACATGGTGTTGGGGAGGATCAAGACTGTTCTTGCAAATCAGTAGTGGAGATATCTTGGATAGCTACACGTAAACGTCATTCTTCTCATGCTTCTTACGCCATTGACAACTTCAG AGTACTAGTGGAACAACTTGAAAGGGTGAATATCAGTCAAATGGAAAATGATGGACAAATTGCGTTCTGGATCAATGTGCATAATGCTCTTGTGATGCAT GCATATTTAGCATATGGAATTCCCCAGGGCTCTCTCAAGAGGCTGGCCTTGTTTCACAAG GCAGCTTACAACATTGGCGGTCATATCATAAGTGCAAATGCAATAGAACAAGCGATATTTTGCTTCCAAACACCCCGCATTGGCCGG GTCACTAATCGATGGATCACAACAGAATTGGTGAAAGGTCCATTTGGGTTTGCTTCTCAACTTGAAAGA TGGCTTGAAAGCTTTATGTCTGCTGCCCTGAGGAAGAAAAATGGTGAAGAAAAACAGCTTATCAGGTCAAAATTGTGTATTACTGATTTCGAACCCCTTGTTTGCTTTGCTCTTTGCACTGGGGCATTGTCAGATCCTGTG CTAAAAGTCTACACGGCATCAAATATAAGAGAACAGCTGAATATTGCCAAGAGAGGGTTTCTGCAAGCAAATGTAGTTGTGAAGAAGTCAAGCAAAGTTTTTCTCCCTAAATTGGTGGAAAGATTTTCTAGAGAAGCGTCAATCAGTTTACATGATCTCCTTGGATGGGTCATGGAAAGTGTTGACAAGAAACTGCATGATTCAATACAGAAGTGCCTCGATcgtaaatctaataaaaaatcatctcaGATCATAGAATGGCTGCCTTACAGTTCTAGGTTCAGGTACATGTTCTCGAAGGATCTAATAGACAAACCATGCTGGGTATAA